The genomic DNA CCGCCCTCCGCCTCGGCACCCGCTGACCCGATCGGCGAAGAGCCCCGGTGACCGCGAGGTCGCCGGGGCTCCGTCGTGGCCGGGCTCAGGACAGGCGGCCGTCGTGCATCTCCAGGACGCGGTCGACGCGGCCGAGGAGGTCGCGGTCGTGGGTGACCATGACGGTGGCCGTGGAGTGGGCGCGGGTGATCTCGGCGAGCAGGGTGACGATCTGGGCGCCGCGCTCGTGGTCGAGGGCGGAGGTGGGCTCGTCGACCAGCAGGACGGAGGGCTCGCCGAACAGGGCGCGGGCGATGTTGACCCGCTGGCGCTCGCCGCCGGAGAGCTGGTGCGGGCGGCGCCGCTGCTTGGCGCCCTCCAGGCCGACCGAGGCCAGCAGCTCCTCGGCGCGGCGCCGGGCCTCCCGGGGGCGCCGGCCGCGGACCGACTCCAGCACCAGCAGCTGCTCGACGGCGGTGAGCGAGGCGAGCAGGTTGGACTGCTGGAAGACGATGCCGAGCCGGTCGCGGCGCAGCGCGGTGCGCTCCCGGTCGCCGAGCGCGCCCGCGTCGACGCCGTCGATCAGCACCTCGCCGCAGTCGGGGCGCAGCAGGGTCGCGGCGACCGCCAGCAGGCTGGACTTGCCGGAGCCGGACGGCCCGGCGACGGCGGTGAACTCGCCGGGCGCGACGTCCAGCGAGACCGCGTCCAGCGCGGTGAGCCGGGCCTCGCCGTCGGGGTAGGTCAGGGTGACGTCGCGCAGGGCGAGACCGGTGCGGGTGGTCAGGGTGTCGAGTGCGGTGGTCATCGGTTGGCCCCCAGGGCAGCCAGCGGGTCGACGGCGGTGATGCGGCGGACGGCGAGCGCGGCCCCGGCGAGGCCGAGCAGGACCATCACGGAGACCGGCACGGCCACGCTGGAGGCGCTGACCGCGAAGGGCACGGCGGCGGCCGCGAACAGCCCGCCGAGGCCGCCGACCGCCCCGCCGAGCAGCGCGCCGCCGAGCAGGACGGCCGCGGCCTGCGCCAGCGCGTCGCGCACCAGGTAGCCGCTGGACGCGCCGACCGCCTTGAGCACCGCGATGTCGGGCTTGCGCTGCACCGTCCACACCGTGAAGAAGGCACCGACCACCAGGGCGCTCACCGCGAACAGGAAGCCCTGGATCATCTGCAGGCTGCCCTGCTCGGCCGCGTACCCGTTGATGCCGGACAGCGCGTCGGACAGCGGCACGGTGTCGGTGGACTGCCGGGCGTCGAGTGCGGCGAGGCCGCCGGGCGAGCCGGTCAGGGCGAGCGCGGTCGGCTGGGACTGGCCGGACACCTGCTCCCAGGTGGCCACGGTGGTCCACACCGTCGGCGCGTGGGAGAAGGAGCGCTCGGCGGCGAGACCGGAGACGGTCAGCCGCTTCGGGCCGACCGCGACCTGGTCGCCCACCGCCAGGCGGTACTTCGCCGCGGTGTCGGCGCCGACCACGAGCTGCCCGTCCTGCGGGGCGCCGCCGGCGGAGAGCGGCGGCAGCATCGCGGCGGTGGTGCCGACCACGGAGACCGAGGCGGCCGCGTCGGAGGCGGTCAGCCGGGTCATCGAGATGCCCAGCGGCGCCACCGAGCGCACGCCCGGCGCGGCGGCGAACGCGGCCTGCTGCTGCGCGGAGACCGTGCTGTTGCTGAACGACACCTCCGGCGCCGCGCCCGCGGGCGCGCCGAAGACGATCCGGTCGGCGGGCAGCTCGGCGACGGTCGACGAGGCGGCCGAGGCCAGCCCGCCGGTCAGTCCGTACAGGAACACGACCAGGGTCGTTATCAAGGTGACGACCGCGCCCATCAGGGCGAAGCGCCCCTTGGCGAAGCGGATGTCACGCAGTGCGACGAACACGGGGACCTTCCGGGACGAGGGTGGATACCTGCTGCTGAGTACCCCTCCACCCTGGCGAACCGGGGTGCCCCTGCCATCGGGGAGACGTACGGGTCCGCCGCCGCACAGGCGGTGGACCTGCAAATACATCGAACGGTTGATGCCGGGCCGCTCCTGCGCGGCCGCCGCACCCCGTACCCTCGGAAGGCGTGTCCCGTACCGAACCGCCCGCACCCGAGAGTCCCGTCCACTCTGCCCGCACCCCCGCCCTGCGGCTGATGAACCTCGCCCTGCACGGGCTGTTCTTCACCCTGCTGGGCGTGCTGCTGGTCCGGGGCGTGGTCGGCGGCAGTCTCGGCGCGGGCGGCCTCGCCACCGCCGGGGTGCTCGCGGCCGTCTACGCGTCGGGGGGCGTGGCGGAGCGGGTCCGCGACACCCGGCTGTGGGCCGGCGTCTGGCTCGGCGCGGTCGTCGCGCTGTGGATCGCGCTCACCCTGCAGCACCCCGAGTTCTGCTACCTCGCCTTCCCGCTGTACTTCGTCTGCCTGCACGTGCTGCCGCTGCGCTGGTCGCTGACCGCCGTGCTCGCGCTCACCGGCGTGGTGGTCGCCGCCCAGGCCTCCACCCCCGGCGGGCTCACCGTCCCCAAGGTCCTCGGCCCGGTCGCCGGCGCCGCCGTCGCCCTGCTCACCGCGTACGGCTACGCCGCCCTCTACCGGGAGAGCCGGGCCCGGCAGCAGCTCATCGACGACCTGGTCCGCACCCGCGACGAGCTCGCCGCCAGCCAGCGCGAGGCGGGCGTGCTCGCCGAGCGGCAGCGCCTCGCCCGCGAGATCCACGACACCCTCGCCCAGGGCCTGTCCAGCATCGTGCTGCTCGCCCGGTCCGCCGAGGCCACCCTGACCACCCACCCGGGGGCCGCCGCCGAGCGGATCCGCGAGGTCCAGGACACCGCCTCCGCCAACCTCGCGGAGGCCCGCCGGTTCGTCCACGCGCTCGCCCCGCCCGCGCTCGACGACGCCACCCTGACCGAGGCGCTGCGACGCCTCGCCGGCGGCGCCGACGCCGACTTCCACCTCGACGGCGAGCCCTACCCGCTGCCGGTCGAGGCCGAGGTCGCGCTGCTGCGCCTCACCCAGGAGGCGCTCGCCAACGCCGTCCGGCACGCCCGCGCCTCCCGGATCGCGGTCACCCTCAGCTACCTCGACGACGAGGTCACCCTGGACGTCTTCGACGACGGCATCGGCTTCGACGCGGTCACCGCCCCCGGCCCCGACTCCTTCGGCCTGCACGGCATGCACGAGCGGATCACCGCCCTCGGCGGCACCCTCACCGTCGAGTCCGCCCCCGGCGAGGGCACCGCCGTCGCCGTCTCCCTGCCGCTGCGCGCGATCGGGACGGCGGAGAGCGTGCCCACCGGGGCCCCGGTGGCGGTGGTCCAGTGATCCGCGTACTGCTGGTGGACGACCACCCCGTGGTCCGGCGCGGCCTGCGCGCCATGGTCGACGACCTGCCCGACGTCGAGGCGGTCGGCGAGGCCGCGGACGGGGCGGCCGCGCTCGCCCTGCTCGACGGGCCCGGCCCCCGCCCCGACGTGGTCCTGATGGACCTCCAGATGGGCAGCGGCATGCACGGCGTCGAGGCCACCCGGCGGATCACCGCGCTGCCCTCGCCGCCCGCCGTGCTGATCCTCACCACCTACTCCACCGACGCCGACATCCTCGCCGCCGTCGAGGCCGGGGCCACCGGCTACCTGCTCAAGGACGCCCCGCCCGAGGAGGTCGCCGCCGCCGTCCACGCCGCCGCCCGCGGCGAGACCGTGCTCGCCCCGCCGGTCGCCGCCCGCCTGCTCGGCCGGGTCCGGGCCGGGCGCCCGACCCTCAGCCCGCGCGAGGCGGAGATCCTCCAGCTCCTCGCCGAGGGCCTCGCCAACCGGCAGATCTCCAAGCGCCTGTTCATCAGCGAGGCCACCGTGAAGACGCACCTGGTCCACATCTACGACAAGCTCGGCGTCGACTCGCGCACCTCCGCCATCGCCGCCGGCCTCAGCACCGGGCTGATCCGCCCGGCCGCCTCCTGAGCCGCCCGCGCCCGGTGCCGCCCGGGCTCGGATAGCATCCGGGGAGTCGAAGGACCTCCGAAGAGAAGAAGTTCCCTGGTGCTCCAGGACTCCCCGTCCCCGGTGTGGGACACGCTCGACCACCACTACGGCCCGGCCGGCGACCTTCCGGCGCTGATCGCCCGGTGCGCCGGTGCGGACCCGGAGACAGCGGACCGCGCGTTCGGCGAGCTGCACAACAAGGTCTTCCACCAAGGCGGAGCGGTCGTCTCCGCCGCGCCGCCGGTCCTTCCCGTGCTGCTCGGCTGGGCCGCCGACCCCGGCTGCCGGCTGCGGTGCGGAGCCGTCCGGCTGATCGGTTCACTGGCCAAGGTGGGGCGTCAGGCCGCGCCCCGGTTCGTCACGCCCGCCTGGCCCGCCGCCTGGGACGGCGCCGTCCCCGTCCTGGTGGAGCTGCTCGACGACCCGGACCCGCGGGTCCGCCGGGAGGTCGGCTTCCCGCTGGCCCAGGCCGTGCGGGCGGCCGACCGGGTCCTGCCCGCCCTCCACCGGCGCTGGCAGGTGGAGGAGGACGAGGCCGCCCGGATCGGCCTGGTCATGGCGGCGGGTCAGCTGCTCCGGCACCTGGACGGGGAGTGGCCGGCGGAGAGCGTCGACTGGCTGCTGTCGCTGACCGCCCGGCACGAGCCCGCGCAGCGGCTGGCCGGGGCGGTCGCCCTGCGCCGGAGCGGCCTGGGCGGGCGCGACGCCCGGCACATCGACGTCATCGCGGAGGCCCTCGGTCGCAGCGACGTCGGCCCCTGGGTCGACGCCTGGTGCGGACCCCACCGGCCCGACCGGCTGGCGCCGCAGGCGGACGCCGCGCTCGGCGACGACCGCGCCGGACGCGTCCGCCTCAGCACCCTGCTGCTGACCGGCCCGGGCGGACCTGGCGCCCCGGGGCTGTGGACCGCGGGCGAAGTGATGAGCCGCTGGCGCTCCCCGGTGGACGAGCTGCTGCCCCGGGTGGCCGATCGGCTGGCCGACCCGGACCCCGAGGTGCGGACCCTGGCCGTCGAACTGGTCGCTGCCTGCGGGAGTCGCGGCGTGCCGTGGGCCGACCGGCTGGCCGAACTCGCCCGCGCGCCCGAACCGGCCGTGGCGCTCGGAGCACTCCACGCGCTGTCCGGGATCGGGGACGCGCGGGTCGTCGCCCCGCTCGCCGAGCGGCTGGCGGCCGGCGACCCCGCCACGGCGTTCGCCTCGCGGGGCCTGGCCCACTTCGGGTGCGGGCCCACGCTGACCAGGCTCCTCGAACCGCTGCGGGCCCACGCGGACGTGCTGTTGCCACTGCTGATCGGGCGACTGCGAGCGGCCCGGACGCGCGACGAGCGGCGGGACCTCGTCCTGCTGCTCGCCGCCTGGGGGCCGGCGGCCGCCCCGGCCACCGGAGAACTGCTGCGACTGGTCGGGACGGAGGCCGAACCGTGGGCGCTCGACGCCCTGGTGGCCGTCGGCACGGCGCCGGCCCGGGAGGCGGTCCGGGCGGCAGGCCCGGACGGGCCCCCGGACGCCGGCCCGGGCGAGCGGCACCGCGTGGCCGTCCGGTACTGGCGCGCGAGCGGCGACCCGGAGCCGCTGCTCGCCCGGCTGGGGCAGGAGTCGGCGGACCTGCTGCCCGGGCTCGTCGCCGAGCTGGGGCCGCTCGCGCGCCGGTTGGAACCCCGACTGCGGGAGCGGGTCGGGCCGCGCGAGCGGGACTGGAACCAGGTCGACCTCGCCCACGCGCTGTGGCGGATCACGGGGACGCCCGAGGACGCCCACGCCACCGTCGTCGCGCTGCGGTTCGCGCTGCCCGGGGAGGCCGGGATCGGGAGGCGCGCCGAGCGGTCGATCGCCCGGATCGGCGGGATCGGCCCGGACGCGGCGGGTGCCGCGCCGCTGCTGCGGCCGCTGCTGACCGTGGACCGGCGTCCGGTGCCCGGTCAGGGCGTCAGCGCGATCGCGGACGACGACCGGCTCTGCGCGACGGTCGGGCGCACGCTCTCCCGTCTCGGGTAGGGCTCGGATCGTGTCATCCCGGCCGGGGCGGGGACGGCGACGACCCTGCGGCGGTCCGCGGCGCGGGGAGCTGACGGGGTGTCGTGTCGGGGTGCCGGCGGCGGGGCGGGCCGTGCGTAGGGTGGCCGGGACGGAGCAGCTGCGGAAGGTGGTCGGGATGGGGCTCGGGCTCGCGGTCGGGGTGGTGGCGGCGCCGATGGCCGGCGGCGGGTCGACGCCGGAGCTGGTGGCGGCGGTCGGCGGGGCCGGCGGGCTGGGCTTCCTGGCGGCCGGGTACCGGACGGCGGCCGGGATGGCGGAGCAGATCCGTGCCACCCGGGCGCTGACGGACCGTCCGTTCGGGATGAACCTGTTCGTGCCGGGTCCGGCGGCCGATCCGGCGGTGGTGGCGGCGTACCGGGAGCGGCTGCTGCCGGAGGCGCGGCGGTGGGGCGTGGAGCTGCCGGAGCGGGTGGCGGAGGACCGGGACGACTGGGAGGCGAAGCTGGCGGCGCTGGTGGCCGACCCGGTGGCGTACGTGTCGTACACCTTCGGGCTGCCGAGCGCGGCGGAGGCGGCCCAGGTGCGGGCGGCGGGCACGGTGCAGGTGGGGACGGTGACGAGCGCCGCGGAGGCGGTGGCGGCGGCCGGGCGGGGCATGGACGCGCTGACCGTGCAGGGCCCGGAGGCGGGCGGGCACCGGGGGACGCACCGAGCGGAGGACGAGCCGGGCAGCGCCCCGCTGCTCGAACTGCTGGCGGCGGTACGGCGGGTGACGGACCTGCCGCTGATCGCGGCGGGCGGCCTGGCGGACGGCCCGGGCATCGCGGCGGCGCTGGACGCGGGCGCGGAGGCGGTGCAGCTGGGCACGGCGTTCCTGCGCAGCGACGAGTCGGGGGCGTCCCCGGCGCACCGGCGGGCGCTGCTGGAGCTGGGGGAGACGGTGGTGACCCGGGCGTTCACCGGGCGGCCGGCGCGGGGGCTGCGCAACGCGTTCATCGACCGGTACCAGCCGTACGCGCCGACCGGCTACCCGGAGGTGCACCACCTGACCCAGCCGCTGCGGGCGGCGGCGACCCGGCGCGCGGACCTGGACGCGATGCACCTGTGGGCGGGCACCGGCCACCGGCTGGCCCGGACCGGCCCGGCCGCCCGGCTGACCCGGGCGCTGTGGGCGGAGGCGGGGAGGTAGCGCTCTCCTCCGGCCACCTCGTCGATTGGACTGGACCATTGGCCTGGCCAGGCCCTAGGGTCTGAAGTCGCCTCCGCCGCAGGTCGGTTGGTGTCCGGACGGACTTTCGCCCCCGAGGGAGCAGTCGTGAGCGCCTGGCCGCAGTTCCGTGGAGTCCGGACCGTCACCGCCGGGCGGGCGACCGGGACGGTGGTGCGCTGCGGGCTGACCGACACCATGCTCGCCGACCTCTCGGTCTCGGTGGTGCACTTCTACGAGCGGGCGCTGGACGAGGACCGGCTGGCGTCCGGCCTGGCCGCCGCCCTGGCCGCCGTCCCGGAGTTCGGCGGCCGGCTGCGCACCGCCGACGACGGTGTGCTGGAGATCGTCTGCGACGACGCCGGGGTGCCGATGGCCGCCTACGAGGTGGACGGCACCCTGGAGGAGCTGATGGGCCGGGTGACCGCGCCCGGCGGCGGCGACCTGGTCGACCCGGTGGACGCCGCGAAGGCGCGCGGCGGCGGCCTGCCGCTGTTCACCGTACGGGTGACCCGCCCCTCGGCCGGCGGTACGGCGCTCGGCTGCTCCTGGCACCACGCGGTGGGCGACCTGCAGTCGTTCATGCTGCTGATGCGGGCCTGGTCGGCGGCGGTGGAGGGCGGCACCGTCGAACCGGCCGTGCAGGTGGTGGACCGCGAGGCGTACCTGGAGCGGCACCTGCCCGCGACGGACTGCGGACGGCCGGGCTTCCGGGTGCCGGACGCGGCGGAGGCGGCGGCGCTGGCCGCCGAGGTGGCGGCGGCGGGACGGGCCAACCGGACCCTGCAGGTGTTCTTCGCCGAGGAGGAGGTCGCCCGGCTGCACCGGGAGGCGGCCGACGCGGCGGGGCGCCGGCTGAGCGCGGGCGACGCGCTGACCGCGCACGTGGTGGCCACCCTGCGGGAGCTGGACGGCGACACCGGGACCAGGTGGGTCACCGTGCCGGTGAACGTCCGCCGCGCGCTGGGGATGCCGGCGACGCTGGTCGGCAACCCGCTGAGCGAGATCCACCTGCCGTGGGCGCCCGCCCAGGGGCCGGCGGCGCTGGCCGGGGCCCTGCGCGACGCGGTGCTGCGCTTCCCCGAGGACCACCTCAACCTGCGGTCCAACCTGGACTTCCTGCGGGCGCTGGGCCGGGAGCGGACGGGGGAGTGCGTGCCGCTCGGCTTCGATCCGGCGAACCGGCGGTTCAGCCTGTCGAACTGGTCGCGGTTCGGGCTGTACGAGGTGGTGTTCGAGGGGCGGCCGCCGGTCTTCTTCAGCCCGGCGGGCAACTTCCCGGTGCCGTGGATGTCCTGGATGGCGGAGGGGTTCGGCGGCCGGGGCTTCCTGCTGACCGTGGTGCTGCCGGCCCGGCTCGCCGCCCGGCTGCGCGGCGGGGCGGGCCGGGCGGCGCTGCACCGCCACCGCCGGGCGGAGGACGGGCTGCCCGCGCTCGCGCGCGGCCTGGCCAAGCTGCTGTAGCGGGCGGCGGGACGGCCGGCGGCTACGGGGCGATCGCCGAGCGGTAGAAGTCGACCTTGTGCTGAAGGTAGGCCCGCTGGCGGCGCAGCAGCTCGATCTGCTCGTCCACCTGGGCCGAGTGCTCCAGCAGGACGGCCAGCCGGTCGGCGAAGGTGTGCTCGCCGTCGCGGACCAGTTCGGCGAAGCGGAGCATGTCGGCGATCGGCATGCCGGTGTCGCGCAGGCAGCGCAGCACGCCGAGCCACTCCAGGTCGGCGGGGGTGAAGCGGCGGTGCCCGCTGGCGGAGCGCTCCACCCCGTCCAGCAGGCCGATCTTCTCGTAGTACCGCAGGGTGTCCAGGCTGAAGCCCGACTCGGCGACGGCCTGGGCGGGGGTCAGATAGCTGATCGTCGACATGGCATCAGATCATGCCGGGTCAGCTGGAGCGCGCTCCAGGCATTATCCGGCGCGGGCCGCGGTCAGCCCAGCAGGGCGCCCATCCACTCCTCGACGTCGTCGGCGGTGCGCGGCAGCTCGGCGGACATCAGCCGCGCCCCGTCCGCGGTGATCACCAGGTCGTCCTCGATCCGGACGCCGATGCCGCGCAGTTCGAGGGGCAGCGTCTCGTCGTCGGGCTGGAGGTAGAGGCCGGGTTCGACGGTGAGCACCATGCCCTCCTCCAGCACGCCGTCCAGGTAGGTGGCGGCCCGGGCCCGGGCGCAGTCGTGCAGGTCGAGGCCGAGCATGTGCCCGCTGCTGCACAGGGTGTAGCGGCGGTGCAGGCCGACGTCGTCGCGCAGCGACTCCTCGGCGGGCACCCGCAGCACCCCCCAGTCGGCCAGCCCCTCGACGATCACCCGCATCGCCGCGCGGTGGAAGTCGCGGAAGGAGGCACCGGGCTTGAGGGTGGCGATGCCGGCGCTCTGGGCGGCCAGCACCAGGTCGTACACCTCGCGCTGGACGGGGGAGAAGGTGCCGCTGATCGGCAGGGTGCGGGTGATGTCGGCGGTGTAGAGGGAGTCCGTCTCCACGCCGGCGTCGAGCAGCAGCAGCTGGGTGGGGTCGAGCGGGCCGTCGTTGCGGATCCAGTGCAGCGAGCAGGCGTGCGCGCCGGAGGCCACGATGGTGTCGTAGCCGACGCCGTTGCCCTCGGCGCGGGCGCGCTGGTTGAAGGCGCCCTCCAGCCAGCGTTCGCCGCGCGGGTGGCGCAGCGCCGCGGGCAGGGCGCGGACCACGTCGGCGAAGCCGGTGACGGTGTGGTCGACGGACAGCTGCAGCTGCTCGACCTCCCAGGCGTCCTTGACCAGGCGCAGCTCGGCGAGGACGGCGGCGAATTCGCCGTCGGCGAAGGCGGTGGCGGCACACGGGCGCCCGGTGGCGGCGTCCACCGCGGGGTCGGTGCCGGTGAGCACCCGGGTGGCGGGCTGCGGGCCGTCCAGCAGGGCGGCGAGCCGGTCCAGGTGGACGGTGCGGATGCCGGTCAGCTGCTCGGCCTCGGCCAGTTCGGGGCGGCGGCCGACCCAGAACTCGCCGTGCCGGCGGTCGCCGTAGAACTCCCGGCTGCCGGGGGTGCGCTGCGAGCGCGGCCGGGCGTAGAGCACGGCCTCGCCGGTGGGTTCGACGACCAGGACGTGGCCGACCTGGTCCTCGCCGGTGAGGCCGGTGAGGTGGGCGTACGCGCTGTGCGGGCGGAAGCGGTAGTCGCAGGAGTTGGACCGCACGTGCAACTGCCCGGCGGGGACGACCAGCCGCTCGCCGGGGAAGGCGGCGGCCAGCCGGGCGCGCCGGGCCGGGGTGACGTGGTGGCCGGGGGTGCGGGCGTCGGCAGGCAGCGGGGTGGGGGCCCAGCCCTGGGTGAGGAAGGCGGCCAGGGTCTCGGAGACCGGGAGGTCGTGGCTGCCGGTGGCGAGTGCGGCGAGGGGGTCGGCGGTCATGGCTGCTCCTGGGTGCGGCGCGGAACCTGCGAACTATGAGAAGTGGGACACGGGTTGCGGAAGGTCAGGACACGTCTCGATAACGGCCCGCACACCTCTTGCGCTGTGAAATTTCACATTACTATGTTACGGGTCACACCTCAGAGCGGGCCAGATGCGGCCGGGTAGATCCCGAAGAGCGGCCCCCCATCGTGGAGTTGCACACATGAACAGGCGTACCCACACCGCCATCGCGGCGGCCATCGCGGCGGCACTGACCCTCGGACTCGGCGCGTGCAGCAGCACCGGCGGCGACGCGGGCGACGGCGGCCAGCAGGGCGTGACCACCGAGGGCAACGGCATCATCGGGGGTACGCCGGTCAAGGGCGGCACCCTCACCATCCTGTCCAACCAGGACTTCGACCAGCTCGACCCGGCCCGCAACTGGACCATGCCGGTCATGGACGTCGGCGTCCGGATGCTCTACCGCACGCTCACCACCTTCAAGGCCGCCCCGGGCTCCGAGGGCCTGAAGATCGAGCCGGACCTGGCCACCGACCTCGGCACCCCGAGCGACGGCGCCAAGACGTGGACCTTCCACCTGAAGGACGGCCTCAAGTACGAGGACGGCACCGCGATCACCGCGGACGACATCAAGTACAACGTCGAGCGGTCCTTCTCGCCCGAGCTGCCCGGCGGCCCGGACTACGCGGTGCGCTACCTCAACGCCCCGGCCGGCTACCAGGGCCCGCTCAAGGGCGAGCGCCTCGGCAAGGAGGCCATCGAGGTCCCGGACGCGAAGACCATCGTCTTCCACCTCAAGCGCCCGGTCGCCGAGTTCGGCTACACCGTCACCCTGCCGACCTTCGCCCCGGTGCCGAAGGCCAAGGAGACCGGCGCCAACTACAGCAACCACCCGGTCTCCTCCGGCCCGTACAAGATCGAGACCTACGACCGCGGCAAGCGCATGGTGCTGGTCCGCAACACCAACTGGGACCCGAAGTCGGACACGGTCCGCAAGGCGTACCCGGACAGGATCGTCGTCGACCAGACCCTCAAGGGCACCGGCATCGCCGACCGGCTGATCGCCGACCAGGGCGAGGACAGGAACGCGATCTCCTACGTCGACCTGACGCCGTCGAAGATCAGCGAGGTGCTGACCAACCCCGACGTCAAGAAGCGCCTGATCAGCGAGAACGCGGGCTGTACCACCAAGCTCGA from Kitasatospora terrestris includes the following:
- a CDS encoding aminopeptidase P family protein, whose translation is MTADPLAALATGSHDLPVSETLAAFLTQGWAPTPLPADARTPGHHVTPARRARLAAAFPGERLVVPAGQLHVRSNSCDYRFRPHSAYAHLTGLTGEDQVGHVLVVEPTGEAVLYARPRSQRTPGSREFYGDRRHGEFWVGRRPELAEAEQLTGIRTVHLDRLAALLDGPQPATRVLTGTDPAVDAATGRPCAATAFADGEFAAVLAELRLVKDAWEVEQLQLSVDHTVTGFADVVRALPAALRHPRGERWLEGAFNQRARAEGNGVGYDTIVASGAHACSLHWIRNDGPLDPTQLLLLDAGVETDSLYTADITRTLPISGTFSPVQREVYDLVLAAQSAGIATLKPGASFRDFHRAAMRVIVEGLADWGVLRVPAEESLRDDVGLHRRYTLCSSGHMLGLDLHDCARARAATYLDGVLEEGMVLTVEPGLYLQPDDETLPLELRGIGVRIEDDLVITADGARLMSAELPRTADDVEEWMGALLG
- a CDS encoding ABC transporter permease, whose product is MFVALRDIRFAKGRFALMGAVVTLITTLVVFLYGLTGGLASAASSTVAELPADRIVFGAPAGAAPEVSFSNSTVSAQQQAAFAAAPGVRSVAPLGISMTRLTASDAAASVSVVGTTAAMLPPLSAGGAPQDGQLVVGADTAAKYRLAVGDQVAVGPKRLTVSGLAAERSFSHAPTVWTTVATWEQVSGQSQPTALALTGSPGGLAALDARQSTDTVPLSDALSGINGYAAEQGSLQMIQGFLFAVSALVVGAFFTVWTVQRKPDIAVLKAVGASSGYLVRDALAQAAAVLLGGALLGGAVGGLGGLFAAAAVPFAVSASSVAVPVSVMVLLGLAGAALAVRRITAVDPLAALGANR
- a CDS encoding HEAT repeat domain-containing protein, whose translation is MLQDSPSPVWDTLDHHYGPAGDLPALIARCAGADPETADRAFGELHNKVFHQGGAVVSAAPPVLPVLLGWAADPGCRLRCGAVRLIGSLAKVGRQAAPRFVTPAWPAAWDGAVPVLVELLDDPDPRVRREVGFPLAQAVRAADRVLPALHRRWQVEEDEAARIGLVMAAGQLLRHLDGEWPAESVDWLLSLTARHEPAQRLAGAVALRRSGLGGRDARHIDVIAEALGRSDVGPWVDAWCGPHRPDRLAPQADAALGDDRAGRVRLSTLLLTGPGGPGAPGLWTAGEVMSRWRSPVDELLPRVADRLADPDPEVRTLAVELVAACGSRGVPWADRLAELARAPEPAVALGALHALSGIGDARVVAPLAERLAAGDPATAFASRGLAHFGCGPTLTRLLEPLRAHADVLLPLLIGRLRAARTRDERRDLVLLLAAWGPAAAPATGELLRLVGTEAEPWALDALVAVGTAPAREAVRAAGPDGPPDAGPGERHRVAVRYWRASGDPEPLLARLGQESADLLPGLVAELGPLARRLEPRLRERVGPRERDWNQVDLAHALWRITGTPEDAHATVVALRFALPGEAGIGRRAERSIARIGGIGPDAAGAAPLLRPLLTVDRRPVPGQGVSAIADDDRLCATVGRTLSRLG
- a CDS encoding nitronate monooxygenase — translated: MGLGLAVGVVAAPMAGGGSTPELVAAVGGAGGLGFLAAGYRTAAGMAEQIRATRALTDRPFGMNLFVPGPAADPAVVAAYRERLLPEARRWGVELPERVAEDRDDWEAKLAALVADPVAYVSYTFGLPSAAEAAQVRAAGTVQVGTVTSAAEAVAAAGRGMDALTVQGPEAGGHRGTHRAEDEPGSAPLLELLAAVRRVTDLPLIAAGGLADGPGIAAALDAGAEAVQLGTAFLRSDESGASPAHRRALLELGETVVTRAFTGRPARGLRNAFIDRYQPYAPTGYPEVHHLTQPLRAAATRRADLDAMHLWAGTGHRLARTGPAARLTRALWAEAGR
- a CDS encoding response regulator transcription factor: MIRVLLVDDHPVVRRGLRAMVDDLPDVEAVGEAADGAAALALLDGPGPRPDVVLMDLQMGSGMHGVEATRRITALPSPPAVLILTTYSTDADILAAVEAGATGYLLKDAPPEEVAAAVHAAARGETVLAPPVAARLLGRVRAGRPTLSPREAEILQLLAEGLANRQISKRLFISEATVKTHLVHIYDKLGVDSRTSAIAAGLSTGLIRPAAS
- a CDS encoding sensor histidine kinase; the protein is MSRTEPPAPESPVHSARTPALRLMNLALHGLFFTLLGVLLVRGVVGGSLGAGGLATAGVLAAVYASGGVAERVRDTRLWAGVWLGAVVALWIALTLQHPEFCYLAFPLYFVCLHVLPLRWSLTAVLALTGVVVAAQASTPGGLTVPKVLGPVAGAAVALLTAYGYAALYRESRARQQLIDDLVRTRDELAASQREAGVLAERQRLAREIHDTLAQGLSSIVLLARSAEATLTTHPGAAAERIREVQDTASANLAEARRFVHALAPPALDDATLTEALRRLAGGADADFHLDGEPYPLPVEAEVALLRLTQEALANAVRHARASRIAVTLSYLDDEVTLDVFDDGIGFDAVTAPGPDSFGLHGMHERITALGGTLTVESAPGEGTAVAVSLPLRAIGTAESVPTGAPVAVVQ
- a CDS encoding acyltransferase, with protein sequence MSAWPQFRGVRTVTAGRATGTVVRCGLTDTMLADLSVSVVHFYERALDEDRLASGLAAALAAVPEFGGRLRTADDGVLEIVCDDAGVPMAAYEVDGTLEELMGRVTAPGGGDLVDPVDAAKARGGGLPLFTVRVTRPSAGGTALGCSWHHAVGDLQSFMLLMRAWSAAVEGGTVEPAVQVVDREAYLERHLPATDCGRPGFRVPDAAEAAALAAEVAAAGRANRTLQVFFAEEEVARLHREAADAAGRRLSAGDALTAHVVATLRELDGDTGTRWVTVPVNVRRALGMPATLVGNPLSEIHLPWAPAQGPAALAGALRDAVLRFPEDHLNLRSNLDFLRALGRERTGECVPLGFDPANRRFSLSNWSRFGLYEVVFEGRPPVFFSPAGNFPVPWMSWMAEGFGGRGFLLTVVLPARLAARLRGGAGRAALHRHRRAEDGLPALARGLAKLL
- a CDS encoding ABC transporter ATP-binding protein yields the protein MTTALDTLTTRTGLALRDVTLTYPDGEARLTALDAVSLDVAPGEFTAVAGPSGSGKSSLLAVAATLLRPDCGEVLIDGVDAGALGDRERTALRRDRLGIVFQQSNLLASLTAVEQLLVLESVRGRRPREARRRAEELLASVGLEGAKQRRRPHQLSGGERQRVNIARALFGEPSVLLVDEPTSALDHERGAQIVTLLAEITRAHSTATVMVTHDRDLLGRVDRVLEMHDGRLS
- a CDS encoding MerR family transcriptional regulator; this encodes MSTISYLTPAQAVAESGFSLDTLRYYEKIGLLDGVERSASGHRRFTPADLEWLGVLRCLRDTGMPIADMLRFAELVRDGEHTFADRLAVLLEHSAQVDEQIELLRRQRAYLQHKVDFYRSAIAP